A genome region from Dolichospermum compactum NIES-806 includes the following:
- a CDS encoding Uma2 family endonuclease yields MTAITLQIPQSLKFTDDKFVEVVAANKDLRLELSAQGELSIMSPTGGETGNRNFEMCLDLGYWNRQNGLGKAFDSSTGFKLPNGATRSPDVSWIKIERWNALTPEQRKRFLPLCPDFVIELVSESDDLADTQAKMREYIANGLRLGWLINPKNQQVEIYRPNQETEILESPTSLSGEDVLPGFILDLQPIF; encoded by the coding sequence ATGACTGCTATAACTTTACAAATACCACAATCACTCAAATTCACAGATGATAAATTTGTGGAAGTGGTTGCTGCTAATAAAGATTTACGTTTAGAATTATCGGCTCAAGGAGAATTAAGTATCATGTCACCAACAGGAGGAGAAACGGGAAATAGAAATTTTGAAATGTGTCTGGATTTAGGATATTGGAATCGCCAAAATGGTTTAGGAAAAGCTTTTGATTCTTCTACAGGTTTTAAATTACCTAATGGTGCTACCCGTTCTCCTGATGTGTCTTGGATTAAGATAGAAAGATGGAATGCACTCACACCAGAACAAAGAAAAAGGTTCTTGCCTTTATGTCCTGATTTTGTGATTGAGTTGGTTTCTGAAAGCGATGATTTAGCAGATACTCAAGCTAAAATGCGAGAATATATCGCCAATGGTTTGCGGTTAGGTTGGTTAATTAATCCTAAAAATCAACAAGTAGAAATATATCGTCCAAATCAGGAAACAGAAATTCTAGAATCTCCTACAAGTTTATCTGGAGAAGATGTATTACCAGGATTTATTTTAGATTTACAACCAATTTTTTAA
- a CDS encoding aromatic ring-hydroxylating dioxygenase subunit alpha, whose translation MQSEFNFFQHWYPLVPIEDLEPQKPKPITLLGKRLVIWKPSNSETYRVFLDQCPHRLAPLSEGRIETKTGNLMCSYHGWEFNENGICQRVPQAENPEIIAKNQENFCVVSFPVRQQQELLWVWPDQKTAAIAENTPLPLSPQIDAEKGFVWSNYVRDLEYDWQTLIENVADPSHVPFSHHGVQGNREKARPIALNIVKSTINLIEVNIERGVPTTITFEPPCRLEYTIELGNTGKKLGLLVYAIPVSPGKSRIVAQFSRNFAKTLNRLIPRWWDHIHERNLVLDGDMMLLNQQEYLLQKKQLHESWKTAYKL comes from the coding sequence ATGCAATCTGAATTTAATTTCTTTCAGCACTGGTATCCACTCGTACCTATAGAAGACTTGGAACCGCAAAAACCTAAACCCATCACCTTATTAGGAAAAAGATTAGTAATTTGGAAACCCAGTAACTCAGAAACATATCGGGTATTTTTAGATCAATGTCCCCACCGTCTCGCACCATTAAGCGAAGGTAGAATAGAAACTAAAACAGGTAACTTAATGTGTAGTTATCACGGTTGGGAATTTAATGAAAATGGCATTTGTCAGCGTGTTCCCCAAGCAGAAAACCCAGAAATTATCGCTAAAAATCAAGAAAATTTTTGTGTTGTTTCCTTTCCTGTTCGTCAACAACAGGAACTACTTTGGGTGTGGCCAGATCAAAAAACAGCAGCAATAGCTGAAAATACACCTTTACCTTTATCACCCCAAATAGATGCAGAGAAAGGATTTGTGTGGTCGAATTATGTTCGAGATTTGGAATACGATTGGCAAACATTAATAGAAAATGTAGCAGATCCTAGTCATGTTCCTTTTTCTCATCATGGAGTTCAAGGTAATAGAGAAAAAGCTAGACCTATAGCTCTTAATATAGTCAAATCAACCATTAATTTAATTGAAGTAAATATCGAAAGGGGAGTCCCCACAACTATTACATTTGAACCACCTTGTAGATTAGAATATACAATTGAGCTTGGTAATACTGGCAAAAAATTAGGTTTACTGGTTTATGCTATTCCTGTATCTCCTGGTAAATCAAGAATAGTTGCTCAATTTTCTCGCAACTTTGCTAAGACCTTAAATCGCTTAATACCTCGTTGGTGGGATCATATTCATGAAAGAAATCTAGTATTAGATGGGGATATGATGCTACTAAATCAGCAAGAGTATTTATTACAGAAGAAACAATTACATGAAAGTTGGAAAACTGCTTATAAATTA
- a CDS encoding J domain-containing protein: protein MDLEDYYRILGLRSGVSFADVKASYRRLVQQYHPDINPDDLKAKDKFIAVTEAYKFLQAVLPPEEIKPRSSAVKTHVSSATEVQTQPAAPKTMVTPHPPNLEEIEERLKWKTYEQLQRFLLEKRFPQAIALAEALLARLPEDGEVRQWLAIAYQIWGRALITEKQLPKAKIYLKKALKTDPYNKALWSEIQQDFQRLELKL, encoded by the coding sequence ATGGATCTTGAAGATTATTACCGGATATTAGGTTTAAGGTCGGGAGTTTCTTTTGCTGATGTTAAAGCGTCCTATCGCAGATTGGTTCAGCAATATCATCCTGATATCAACCCAGATGATCTCAAAGCGAAAGATAAGTTTATTGCGGTGACTGAGGCTTATAAGTTTCTCCAAGCGGTTTTACCACCGGAGGAAATTAAGCCAAGGAGTAGTGCGGTGAAAACTCATGTTTCTAGCGCTACAGAAGTGCAAACTCAACCAGCAGCACCAAAAACAATGGTTACACCTCATCCACCAAATTTGGAGGAGATTGAAGAGCGGTTAAAGTGGAAGACTTATGAGCAGTTACAGCGATTTTTGCTGGAAAAACGGTTTCCCCAGGCGATCGCTCTAGCAGAGGCTTTACTGGCGCGTTTACCGGAGGATGGGGAGGTGCGACAATGGTTAGCGATCGCTTATCAAATCTGGGGACGAGCCTTAATTACGGAAAAACAACTCCCAAAAGCCAAAATTTATCTGAAAAAAGCCTTAAAAACTGACCCATACAATAAAGCTTTATGGTCTGAAATTCAGCAAGATTTTCAACGTTTGGAATTGAAGCTTTAG
- a CDS encoding ATP-dependent Clp protease proteolytic subunit — translation MPIGIPKVPYRLPGSTYEQWIDLEDRLFRERIIFLTEEVDDGIANAIVAYLLYLDSDDQTKPIYLYINSPGGSVTAGLAIYDTMQHIKSEVVTICVGLAASMGSFLLAAGTKGKRMALPHSRIMIHQPSGGTRGQASDIAIEAKEILRLRHQLNQIYVDNTGQSLEKIEKDMNRDFFMSAQEAKEYGLIDRVIEERI, via the coding sequence ATGCCTATTGGTATTCCCAAAGTTCCTTATCGTCTCCCAGGTAGCACTTATGAACAATGGATCGATCTCGAAGATCGTCTATTTCGGGAGCGCATTATTTTTTTGACGGAGGAAGTAGATGATGGTATCGCTAATGCGATTGTCGCTTATTTGCTCTATTTAGATTCCGATGATCAAACTAAGCCAATTTATTTGTATATCAATTCTCCCGGTGGTTCGGTAACGGCGGGATTGGCGATTTACGACACTATGCAACACATTAAGTCTGAGGTGGTGACAATTTGTGTTGGTCTGGCTGCTTCTATGGGATCTTTTCTGTTGGCTGCGGGGACAAAGGGGAAGCGGATGGCTCTACCTCATTCTCGAATTATGATTCATCAACCTTCTGGTGGAACTCGTGGTCAGGCCAGCGATATCGCTATTGAGGCTAAGGAGATTTTGCGGCTTCGTCACCAGTTAAATCAAATTTATGTTGATAATACTGGTCAATCTTTAGAGAAAATTGAGAAAGACATGAATCGTGACTTTTTTATGTCTGCTCAAGAAGCTAAGGAATACGGTTTAATTGATCGTGTGATTGAAGAACGTATTTAA
- a CDS encoding ATP-dependent Clp protease proteolytic subunit encodes MENSPIKSVQASYYGDSSYRTPPPDLASLLLKERIVYLGMPLVSADEYKRQMGVDVTKLIIAQLLYLKFDNPDKPIFFYINSTGTSWYTGDAIGYETEAFAICDTINYIKTPVHTICIGQALGTAALILSAGTKGQRASLPHATIVLNQPRSGTRGQATDIQIYAKEVLANKTAILDIFSQNTGQSPEKIAKDTERMFYLTPQQAKEYGLIDRVLESMKDLPKPLPMIA; translated from the coding sequence ATGGAAAATTCCCCCATCAAGTCAGTTCAAGCTTCTTACTACGGCGACAGTTCCTACCGGACACCGCCACCAGATTTAGCTTCTCTACTTTTAAAAGAACGAATTGTCTATCTGGGAATGCCTTTAGTTTCAGCAGATGAATACAAACGGCAAATGGGCGTTGATGTAACCAAGCTAATTATTGCTCAGTTGCTTTATCTGAAATTTGACAATCCAGACAAGCCAATTTTCTTTTACATCAATTCAACGGGGACATCTTGGTACACAGGGGATGCGATCGGCTACGAAACGGAAGCTTTTGCTATCTGTGATACTATTAACTATATCAAAACACCCGTACATACAATTTGCATTGGTCAGGCATTGGGAACAGCAGCGCTGATTCTATCTGCCGGAACTAAGGGTCAGAGAGCTAGTCTACCTCATGCCACTATTGTCCTGAATCAACCTCGCAGTGGGACTAGAGGTCAAGCAACAGATATTCAAATTTACGCCAAGGAAGTCTTAGCCAACAAAACGGCTATCTTGGATATTTTCTCTCAAAACACTGGACAGTCTCCTGAAAAGATTGCGAAGGACACTGAGCGGATGTTTTATTTGACTCCCCAACAAGCCAAGGAATACGGATTGATTGATCGCGTTCTCGAAAGCATGAAGGATCTGCCGAAACCTTTACCAATGATTGCTTAA
- a CDS encoding ATP-dependent Clp protease proteolytic subunit, whose protein sequence is MAVDSSLKVPYNIPGGNQWQWVSIDQRMAQERILFLNRPLNTTLANSLMSAMLYLESEDQSKPIYLYINSLGDPVLAGMDETLGMMSIRACLSVYDTIQYIKSEIVTICLGQAVGMAALILSSGTKGKRFSLPHANIALTQFSVATQGQATDIQVNAEEVLQKKNILFDIFSQNTGQTAEKISKDSERIFYMTPQEAQEYGLIDRVLESTKSLPSSI, encoded by the coding sequence ATGGCTGTTGATTCATCACTAAAAGTTCCTTATAACATTCCTGGTGGTAACCAGTGGCAGTGGGTCAGTATTGATCAACGAATGGCGCAGGAGCGGATTCTTTTCTTGAATCGTCCACTGAATACGACTCTGGCTAATTCCCTGATGTCTGCCATGTTATATCTGGAGTCGGAGGATCAGAGTAAACCAATCTACCTTTATATCAATTCTTTGGGTGATCCTGTGTTGGCTGGTATGGATGAAACTTTGGGAATGATGTCAATTAGGGCTTGTTTGTCGGTTTATGACACAATCCAGTACATCAAGTCAGAAATTGTTACTATCTGTTTGGGTCAAGCGGTGGGTATGGCAGCATTGATTCTATCATCTGGGACAAAGGGAAAAAGATTCAGTTTACCTCATGCCAATATTGCTCTGACTCAGTTTAGTGTAGCTACTCAGGGTCAAGCAACAGATATTCAAGTGAATGCGGAAGAGGTGTTGCAGAAAAAAAACATACTTTTTGATATTTTTTCCCAAAATACGGGACAAACAGCCGAAAAAATCTCGAAAGATAGTGAACGTATTTTCTATATGACTCCCCAGGAAGCGCAGGAATACGGACTAATTGATCGGGTGCTAGAAAGTACAAAGAGTTTGCCAAGCTCTATTTGA
- a CDS encoding TM2 domain-containing protein, producing the protein MINKSTAYLLWLLWCLGLGGIHRFYAGKPLSGLIYLFTWGLFGFGQLIDLALIPAMVDEKTLKYLALHGGNQNNNQSNTQTVVVNLGGQVTGQIPGSGSDLSSIQLPPQQVSQGAITPAISKQNDIVALLKLAQNKGGSISMTDAVIELSKPTSEVRSILETICADGLMEMANHESTGAVIYRLL; encoded by the coding sequence ATGATTAATAAAAGCACTGCTTATTTGCTTTGGCTACTCTGGTGTTTAGGATTGGGTGGTATTCATCGTTTTTATGCTGGTAAACCACTATCAGGTCTTATCTATCTTTTTACCTGGGGTTTGTTTGGTTTTGGTCAGCTTATAGATTTGGCACTAATTCCTGCAATGGTGGATGAGAAAACCCTGAAATATTTGGCATTACACGGTGGTAATCAAAACAATAATCAATCCAATACCCAAACTGTTGTGGTTAATCTTGGTGGACAAGTTACAGGACAAATACCAGGATCAGGTTCTGATCTTTCTAGTATTCAACTACCACCGCAACAGGTTTCCCAAGGAGCAATAACACCTGCAATATCCAAGCAAAATGATATTGTTGCTCTTTTAAAATTAGCTCAAAATAAAGGTGGAAGTATATCCATGACTGATGCAGTTATTGAACTTAGCAAACCTACTTCAGAAGTTCGCTCCATTCTTGAGACTATTTGTGCTGATGGATTAATGGAAATGGCTAATCACGAATCTACCGGAGCAGTTATTTATCGCTTGCTTTAA
- a CDS encoding AAA family ATPase — protein sequence MANPFFPGKPVPPEHFVGRTSEVNFAFDLIYKRSHCAIWGGPGMGKTSFLRKLASEQALREHGIDPSKVVIILLSCENIIPFTPAGFWREVLTMLCDQLDSEPQLQAEIKPLLEQTVTNDSLRQALRRLGRKGKFLLLLVDDLDAALVSNDQYTEAEMVTFLAQCRNLAVHAEESQYLSMIVTSLQPLSQPDCGPKPNPNASPWYNHYLFQSLKLFTTSELVKLLTIIRPPMLRGEIINITGGHPTLVQTASFLLWGQIQAGAKPDIDTFAKGFERDTQQIFQTIWDRCNEIDQALLMLIALLDMGGHIEEIQFNLDGIGRILTQHRRWLSTLEDRGVITSSSTDTGTFYSFTSSLMKKWVTEEILKTSNTLIKDREKEFLNLISHGQVGKVKEVVTWLGNHPQKVRSVLDWIAKVAPVFPK from the coding sequence ATGGCCAATCCCTTTTTTCCAGGTAAACCAGTTCCTCCAGAACATTTTGTAGGCCGCACATCAGAAGTTAACTTTGCCTTTGACCTAATCTATAAGCGCAGTCATTGTGCCATTTGGGGTGGACCGGGAATGGGTAAAACCTCATTTTTGCGGAAACTTGCTTCTGAACAAGCATTGCGAGAACATGGTATAGATCCATCTAAGGTTGTCATTATTTTACTTAGCTGCGAAAACATCATTCCCTTCACTCCTGCTGGTTTTTGGCGCGAGGTCTTAACTATGCTGTGTGATCAATTAGACAGCGAACCGCAATTACAAGCGGAAATTAAACCCTTACTTGAACAAACAGTTACAAATGATAGTTTACGCCAAGCACTACGGAGATTAGGGAGAAAAGGTAAATTTTTATTGTTGTTGGTAGATGATTTAGACGCAGCTTTAGTAAGCAATGATCAATACACAGAAGCGGAAATGGTAACATTTTTAGCCCAATGTCGTAACTTGGCTGTTCATGCAGAAGAAAGTCAATATCTATCCATGATTGTTACCTCACTTCAACCCCTGAGTCAACCTGATTGTGGTCCTAAACCTAATCCTAATGCTTCTCCTTGGTACAATCACTACTTATTTCAATCTCTGAAACTATTTACTACGAGTGAGTTGGTTAAACTATTGACAATAATTAGACCACCAATGTTACGGGGCGAAATTATCAATATTACAGGTGGACATCCGACTTTAGTACAAACTGCTAGTTTCTTGCTATGGGGACAGATACAAGCCGGGGCAAAGCCCGATATTGACACATTTGCTAAGGGTTTTGAAAGAGATACGCAACAAATTTTTCAAACCATTTGGGACAGATGTAATGAAATAGACCAAGCCTTATTAATGCTAATAGCTTTGTTAGATATGGGAGGTCATATAGAGGAGATTCAATTTAATTTGGATGGTATAGGACGTATTCTTACCCAACATAGACGCTGGTTAAGTACATTAGAAGATAGGGGTGTAATTACTTCCAGTTCTACGGATACAGGAACGTTTTACTCTTTCACCTCATCACTGATGAAAAAATGGGTGACAGAGGAAATTTTGAAGACATCAAATACTTTAATTAAAGATAGAGAAAAAGAATTTCTCAATCTTATCAGTCATGGACAAGTAGGGAAGGTTAAAGAAGTAGTTACTTGGTTGGGAAATCATCCACAGAAGGTAAGGTCTGTCTTAGATTGGATTGCAAAAGTAGCGCCAGTATTTCCTAAATAA
- a CDS encoding vWA domain-containing protein, whose protein sequence is MKVNLQLALNDAGIDANQTSTQRQLAISVSAGGETVDRTVPLNLCLILDHSGSMQGKSLETVKNAACLLVDRLSPEDRLSVVVFDHRAKVLVPNQLITDRQHIKKQIKQLTADGGTAIDEGLRLGIEELAKGKHDTVSQAFLLTDGENEHGDNDRCLKFSQLAASYNLTLNTLGFGDNWNDKVLEKIADAGMGTMSYIQHPDQAVSEFGRLFSRMQTVGLTNAQLLLSLMPNVRLAELKPIAQVSPDTIELPVQPESDGRLVVRLGDLMKDSERVVLVNIYVGQLPEGKQAIANVQVRYDDPAHNQIGLYSPNLPIYAHVTREYQPAPNPQVQRSVLALAKYRQTQLAETKLQQGDRAGAATMLQTAAKTALQMGDASAATVLQVSATHLQAGEELSESDRKKTRIVSKTVLQDASPQ, encoded by the coding sequence ATGAAAGTTAATTTACAACTGGCTTTAAATGATGCAGGTATTGACGCAAATCAAACCAGCACTCAACGTCAATTAGCAATATCCGTTTCTGCTGGTGGTGAAACTGTGGATCGGACTGTGCCATTGAACTTATGCTTAATTCTCGATCATAGCGGTTCAATGCAAGGAAAATCCCTAGAAACGGTGAAAAATGCCGCTTGTTTGTTAGTAGATCGTCTGAGTCCTGAAGATCGTCTGAGTGTGGTTGTTTTTGACCACCGGGCCAAGGTTTTAGTCCCCAATCAATTAATTACAGATCGCCAACATATCAAAAAGCAAATTAAACAACTTACCGCTGATGGGGGAACTGCTATTGATGAGGGTTTACGGTTGGGAATTGAGGAATTAGCCAAAGGTAAACATGATACAGTTTCCCAAGCATTTTTACTGACTGATGGGGAAAATGAACATGGTGATAACGATCGCTGTTTGAAATTTTCCCAATTAGCCGCCAGCTATAATTTAACTCTAAATACATTGGGATTTGGTGACAATTGGAATGATAAAGTTTTAGAAAAAATCGCTGATGCTGGCATGGGTACAATGTCTTATATTCAACACCCAGATCAGGCTGTATCGGAATTTGGGCGGTTGTTTAGTCGAATGCAAACAGTGGGGTTGACCAATGCTCAACTATTATTATCTTTAATGCCTAATGTCCGACTGGCAGAACTCAAACCCATTGCCCAAGTGTCTCCAGATACCATTGAGTTACCAGTACAACCCGAAAGCGATGGCCGCTTGGTGGTGAGATTGGGCGATTTAATGAAAGACTCCGAACGGGTAGTTTTAGTTAATATTTATGTGGGACAGTTGCCAGAAGGTAAACAGGCGATCGCTAATGTTCAAGTCCGCTACGATGACCCCGCCCATAACCAAATCGGACTATACTCCCCCAATCTACCAATTTATGCTCATGTCACCAGGGAATACCAACCAGCACCAAATCCCCAGGTACAACGGTCAGTTTTAGCTTTAGCCAAATATCGCCAAACCCAGTTAGCCGAAACGAAATTACAACAGGGTGATCGGGCTGGTGCAGCAACGATGTTACAAACTGCGGCAAAAACTGCGCTGCAAATGGGCGATGCTAGTGCAGCAACGGTATTACAAGTTTCCGCCACCCACCTACAAGCTGGGGAAGAGTTATCAGAAAGCGATCGCAAAAAAACCAGAATTGTCTCAAAAACTGTTTTGCAAGATGCTTCCCCTCAATGA
- a CDS encoding ABC transporter substrate-binding protein yields MQNPYVVGIPIRDPENLFGRKDIFSLIDDSLQHNVQLILFYGQRRVGKTSILKFIPQNIAAAIEDEFIFISFDFQAQESSPLENILHGMAKKILGDLSIDEEFLDSLADDIKSDTNVFSSQFLPTIYDRLGSKKLVFLCDEFDVLSEPNARHIIQLRELLRELHERLFIIAVVGRHISRLPKLISLLHEAPYHRIGFLDRENTKKIITQSDTVALTYQPEAIEAIFNLSAGHPYFIQVICFALYGTARNDYTRDPRPEFLRITDTDVESIIDQAIVLAQGALDFWFGLTPEQQIILSAVAESQKIAITENQSIPEQPLTLLEKYGIVSTGYLIKAHEQLVEYEFLDDTKCKVKMELVRRLLCKEHPLEQEIKNVESTNQIDVNNLNSVAQSHPDRALHLYEQALHLNPNNFETVKSLAAEYLKIQDLSIQSLDKACELYNRAYLFYSINHQQDIVLDPLLTVAEQYSKNDNFEQAIEIYTRAYNIDKERSKNGLLQTRGNYIHKLIVNKKRTEAIQQCELILEIDPNNNIAQQELEKINAFMTNTNPLPQEEDTTPKKKTPIANINWLKWGVTGIAIAVVSLGIYPGFRTCPAGEKKEFGVFCVADNSRISRGERTLFSTTPNRFRDQGIRAFQKGDYQQAANLFKQAIQANRNDPEVVIYYNNALAREAGSPITLAVVVPTDTKTVNAQEILRGVAQAQDQFTKNKGLNGRLLEIVIANDSNNDQAEQVAQELVKDTSILGVIGHNSSDATQTALPEYEKAGLAVISPTSTSILLNNPVFFRAVYSDQNGGRKLAEYAYKNLQLKKAVIFANPNSDYSNSIREIFTNQFEKLGGEVVRKPMIDLTATTFDAEKEVAKSVYGEKKAEAAFLFPDTQSTGIAIKIAKEITSRNERLRNSPPIRQLKMLSGDTLYNNETLVRRGKDTEGLIIVIPWFRETLQAKPFAQKLDQIWGGGISWRTATSYDATQAFIKVLSNNLSRTTVLEGLEKVKLDSRETSGYPLEFTKERERQGESILVQIKDGKFVEIK; encoded by the coding sequence ATGCAAAATCCTTATGTAGTAGGTATTCCAATTAGAGATCCTGAAAACCTTTTTGGACGCAAAGATATATTCAGTCTGATTGATGATAGTCTGCAACACAATGTGCAACTAATTTTATTTTACGGACAACGACGAGTTGGTAAGACTTCAATACTGAAATTTATTCCTCAAAATATTGCAGCAGCTATTGAAGATGAATTTATTTTTATTAGTTTTGATTTTCAAGCTCAAGAAAGTTCACCTCTCGAAAATATTTTACACGGGATGGCAAAAAAAATTTTAGGGGATCTGTCAATAGATGAAGAATTTTTAGATAGTCTAGCAGATGATATAAAATCTGACACTAATGTTTTCTCCAGTCAATTTTTGCCAACTATTTATGATCGCTTAGGTAGTAAAAAATTGGTTTTTCTCTGCGACGAATTTGATGTTTTAAGTGAGCCAAATGCAAGGCATATTATCCAATTACGAGAACTATTACGAGAACTACATGAAAGACTATTTATTATTGCAGTTGTAGGTAGGCATATCTCAAGATTACCAAAGTTGATTTCTTTATTGCATGAAGCACCATATCATAGAATTGGTTTTTTAGATAGAGAAAATACTAAAAAAATAATTACTCAATCTGATACAGTAGCTTTAACATATCAACCAGAAGCAATAGAAGCTATTTTCAATTTATCCGCAGGACATCCTTATTTTATTCAAGTTATTTGCTTTGCTCTTTATGGTACAGCACGCAATGACTATACAAGAGACCCAAGACCTGAGTTTTTACGGATAACTGATACAGATGTTGAAAGTATTATAGATCAAGCAATTGTACTAGCTCAAGGTGCTTTAGACTTCTGGTTTGGACTGACTCCTGAACAGCAAATTATTCTTTCCGCAGTAGCAGAATCTCAAAAGATAGCTATTACAGAAAATCAATCTATTCCTGAACAACCACTAACCCTATTAGAAAAATATGGAATAGTGTCAACAGGATATTTGATAAAAGCACACGAACAATTAGTTGAATATGAATTTTTAGATGATACAAAATGTAAAGTTAAAATGGAATTAGTTCGTCGGTTGTTATGTAAAGAACATCCGTTAGAACAAGAAATTAAGAATGTAGAAAGCACTAACCAAATTGATGTTAATAATCTTAATTCAGTAGCACAAAGTCACCCTGACAGAGCATTACATCTGTATGAACAAGCGTTACACCTTAATCCTAATAACTTTGAAACTGTAAAATCTTTAGCCGCAGAATATTTAAAGATTCAAGATTTAAGTATTCAATCCCTCGATAAAGCCTGTGAACTGTATAACCGAGCTTATTTATTTTATTCTATTAATCATCAACAAGATATTGTTTTAGATCCTTTATTGACCGTAGCTGAACAATATTCAAAAAATGACAATTTTGAGCAAGCCATAGAGATTTACACAAGAGCTTACAATATTGATAAAGAACGTAGCAAAAACGGACTTTTGCAAACAAGAGGAAATTATATACATAAGTTGATAGTTAATAAAAAACGGACTGAGGCAATACAACAGTGTGAGTTAATACTGGAAATTGATCCTAATAACAACATTGCCCAACAAGAACTAGAAAAAATTAATGCCTTCATGACAAACACTAATCCACTACCTCAAGAAGAAGATACAACACCTAAAAAGAAAACTCCTATAGCAAATATAAATTGGCTGAAGTGGGGGGTAACTGGCATCGCGATCGCAGTTGTGAGTTTAGGTATTTATCCAGGTTTCAGAACTTGTCCAGCAGGGGAAAAGAAAGAATTTGGAGTTTTTTGTGTAGCAGATAATAGTAGAATTAGTCGAGGAGAAAGAACCTTATTTTCTACCACTCCTAATAGATTCCGTGATCAAGGTATTCGGGCTTTCCAAAAAGGCGATTATCAACAAGCAGCTAATTTATTTAAACAAGCTATACAAGCAAACAGAAATGACCCAGAAGTAGTAATTTATTATAACAATGCCCTAGCTCGTGAAGCAGGTTCTCCTATTACCCTAGCAGTAGTCGTACCAACGGACACTAAAACTGTGAATGCTCAAGAAATATTACGTGGTGTAGCGCAAGCACAAGATCAATTTACTAAAAATAAAGGACTTAATGGTAGGTTACTAGAAATAGTCATTGCTAATGATAGTAACAATGATCAAGCTGAACAAGTAGCTCAAGAATTAGTGAAAGATACTTCAATACTAGGAGTAATTGGACATAATTCTAGTGATGCTACCCAAACTGCATTACCAGAATATGAAAAAGCAGGATTAGCAGTTATTTCACCAACTAGCACTAGCATTTTACTCAACAACCCAGTTTTCTTTAGAGCAGTTTATTCTGATCAAAATGGAGGTAGAAAACTCGCTGAATATGCTTATAAGAATTTACAATTAAAAAAGGCAGTAATTTTTGCCAATCCTAACAGCGACTATAGTAATAGTATCAGAGAAATATTCACAAATCAATTTGAAAAATTAGGGGGTGAGGTAGTTCGTAAACCGATGATTGATTTAACTGCTACTACATTTGATGCTGAGAAAGAAGTTGCTAAAAGCGTATATGGTGAGAAAAAAGCAGAAGCAGCGTTTTTGTTCCCAGATACACAAAGCACTGGTATTGCCATTAAGATTGCTAAAGAGATTACCAGCAGGAACGAGAGATTAAGAAATAGTCCGCCAATACGACAATTAAAAATGCTCAGTGGAGATACTCTTTATAATAATGAAACTTTAGTTAGACGCGGAAAAGATACTGAAGGTTTAATAATTGTCATACCCTGGTTTAGAGAAACATTACAAGCTAAACCTTTTGCCCAAAAATTAGATCAAATATGGGGAGGAGGTATTAGTTGGCGGACTGCAACTAGCTATGATGCAACTCAGGCTTTTATTAAAGTTTTATCTAACAATCTATCACGGACTACAGTATTAGAAGGATTAGAAAAAGTCAAGCTCGATAGCAGGGAAACATCAGGCTATCCACTTGAGTTTACAAAAGAAAGAGAACGTCAAGGTGAATCTATTCTTGTGCAAATTAAGGATGGTAAATTCGTCGAAATTAAATAA